Proteins from a genomic interval of Drosophila melanogaster chromosome 2R:
- the CG42392 gene encoding uncharacterized protein has protein sequence MCAFGYLLFFALLLTTILVLSIIFATTSKRSMLDSFVLVFNYTQEHQPDQEMQQQQQPTDYQQQPQMFLKQKIF, from the coding sequence ATGTGCGCTTTTGGTTACCTATTGTTTTTCGCCCTATTGTTAACAACAATTCTGGTGCTGTCCATTATATTCGCCACTACCTCCAAGCGATCCATGTTGGATAGCTTTGTACTAGTATTCAATTACACACAAGAACACCAGCCAGACCAAGaaatgcagcaacaacaacaaccaacgGACTAtcagcaacaaccacaaatGTTCctaaaacagaaaatattttgA